The following coding sequences lie in one Candidatus Nitrospira allomarina genomic window:
- a CDS encoding PAS domain S-box protein, with protein sequence MVPTPAHRPVLLVWTHPEIQGMLRDALSVPSVDAWPVESLLRDKSIASFGSQPSLPQFTLVSVEMGPQVLAKFAEAQAVNNPFALVVIEGRSGEWEIVRDLIEELWKYDQALRCIFCLPSDRASWPHRLVVSRPEQWAVLRIPFLGEEAFQLASCLSLPLPKPVQPPFDRATDSAEIGSSSTPSLDIDDTIGKEATGALESARGELAASRYYVENILRSMADSLLVINADMTIGAVNPSLLNLLGYQEDDLIGQSPGLIFGEEFSQGAIIENLLLQGSVSGVESSFLTHEGEKITISVSGSMMQDLQGQFQGLVCVAQDITERKRMEEEKLQLHEQLMETSRQLGMAEVATGVLHNVGNVLNSINVSIGVITDLLKNSMVGDVGRISELLDKHREDLGRYLSQNPKGKQVPHYLGKLSEQLKEEQRVALLELERLRENAGHAQQCVAVQQDLAKPGGMTERVCVAEVIAEALTVNQKMLEETNVSVIQEFQEVPQLIVEKHQLLQILVDVIRNACQAMESAARRHLIVRIKLIIGPPDSLCLEVQDTGSGIPPDDITKIFGQGYSTKYGGRGLSLHHGALMAKNMGGALRAQSEGMGQGATFFLDLPGNFHFPDL encoded by the coding sequence ATGGTACCGACTCCTGCGCATCGCCCTGTATTACTGGTTTGGACGCATCCCGAAATCCAGGGTATGTTGCGCGATGCGTTGTCTGTGCCGTCTGTGGATGCCTGGCCGGTAGAGAGCTTATTACGAGACAAAAGTATTGCAAGCTTCGGTTCTCAGCCATCTTTACCGCAGTTCACCCTAGTCAGCGTGGAAATGGGTCCTCAGGTCTTAGCGAAGTTCGCAGAGGCTCAAGCTGTAAACAATCCTTTTGCTCTCGTTGTTATTGAGGGTCGTTCAGGGGAATGGGAGATCGTGCGAGATCTGATTGAGGAACTGTGGAAATATGATCAGGCCTTACGGTGCATCTTCTGTCTTCCCTCTGATCGCGCATCATGGCCCCATCGCCTGGTTGTGAGTCGGCCCGAACAATGGGCGGTACTTCGGATTCCATTTCTTGGAGAAGAGGCCTTTCAATTAGCCAGTTGTTTAAGCCTGCCGTTACCGAAACCCGTGCAGCCCCCGTTTGATAGGGCAACCGACTCTGCTGAAATCGGTTCTTCCTCTACTCCCTCTCTGGATATTGATGACACAATTGGCAAAGAGGCGACGGGGGCATTGGAATCTGCTCGGGGCGAATTAGCAGCTTCCAGATACTATGTTGAGAATATTCTCAGATCGATGGCCGACTCTCTGTTAGTCATTAACGCCGATATGACCATTGGTGCGGTGAATCCCTCTTTGCTAAATCTTTTGGGTTATCAGGAGGATGACCTCATTGGACAGTCGCCCGGCTTGATTTTTGGCGAGGAATTTTCCCAAGGTGCTATCATCGAAAATCTCTTACTTCAAGGATCGGTGAGTGGGGTGGAATCCAGTTTCCTGACACATGAGGGAGAGAAAATTACCATTTCGGTTTCTGGTTCGATGATGCAGGATCTGCAGGGGCAATTTCAGGGGTTGGTATGTGTTGCCCAGGATATCACTGAACGAAAACGGATGGAAGAAGAGAAGCTACAGTTGCATGAGCAGTTAATGGAAACCTCAAGGCAGTTGGGAATGGCCGAAGTGGCGACGGGTGTGCTGCATAATGTAGGCAATGTGTTAAATAGCATTAATGTATCCATCGGGGTCATTACGGATCTTTTGAAAAATTCGATGGTGGGGGATGTAGGTCGTATCTCAGAGTTATTGGATAAGCATCGTGAAGATCTTGGAAGGTACTTATCGCAAAACCCCAAGGGGAAACAAGTACCGCATTATTTGGGGAAATTATCGGAGCAATTAAAGGAAGAGCAGCGAGTGGCTTTGTTGGAACTGGAGCGCTTGAGGGAGAATGCCGGGCATGCCCAGCAATGCGTTGCGGTCCAACAGGATCTGGCTAAGCCCGGCGGGATGACGGAACGGGTATGTGTGGCTGAAGTGATAGCGGAGGCCCTGACAGTGAATCAAAAGATGTTGGAGGAAACCAACGTTTCGGTGATTCAGGAGTTTCAGGAGGTCCCACAGCTCATCGTGGAAAAGCATCAACTCCTTCAAATTTTGGTGGATGTCATTCGCAATGCCTGTCAGGCAATGGAATCGGCTGCTCGGAGGCACTTAATTGTGCGCATCAAGCTCATCATTGGCCCTCCGGATTCTCTTTGCTTGGAAGTTCAGGATACCGGCAGCGGGATTCCTCCCGACGACATTACGAAAATTTTTGGTCAAGGGTACAGCACCAAATATGGAGGACGTGGCTTGAGTCTGCATCACGGTGCGTTAATGGCAAAAAATATGGGCGGGGCGCTTCGCGCTCAAAGCGAGGGTATGGGGCAAGGGGCCACATTTTTTCTAGACCTGCCAGGGAATTTTCATTTTCCCGATTTGTAA
- a CDS encoding HDOD domain-containing protein: MIEYWRRTDDDFWKGEEEWTPKNWVSSFQTGKPLAPWSRSFSPRLLMGGQTKFDELPSRASPYFDLEVEMHVQVVAGNAGMIPVDLERALDLGIEVFLLSEGCAVESSSIAALWRHSLRTGYLAARIALHQGSNPRMVWQSFVGGVLHDIGMLVFLTQHPEAFTTVVEISQCRGGSLGELERRALGYTHGESGATFLARWGIDDVLLAIVAFHDDPWKVPHATFGPLAAVYAGNFVEGGGIAQNWDGVIGREGEAYLTRLGLWEKLPIWQSWMPSIPQLAIQ, encoded by the coding sequence GTGATTGAATATTGGCGTAGAACCGATGATGACTTTTGGAAGGGGGAGGAAGAATGGACTCCTAAAAATTGGGTGTCTTCGTTTCAGACCGGAAAGCCACTGGCTCCCTGGTCCAGATCATTTTCACCGCGGTTGCTGATGGGAGGGCAAACAAAATTCGATGAGCTTCCATCTCGGGCGTCACCTTATTTTGACCTTGAGGTGGAAATGCATGTGCAGGTAGTAGCGGGTAATGCGGGAATGATCCCGGTCGATCTGGAGCGTGCGTTAGACCTTGGGATCGAAGTGTTTCTCTTATCCGAGGGATGTGCAGTAGAATCTTCGAGTATTGCAGCCTTGTGGCGGCATAGCCTCAGAACGGGATACTTGGCTGCACGGATTGCCTTGCATCAGGGATCGAATCCACGCATGGTTTGGCAATCATTTGTGGGAGGGGTGCTTCATGATATTGGCATGCTCGTGTTTTTGACTCAGCATCCGGAGGCATTTACGACGGTGGTAGAGATATCTCAATGCCGAGGAGGGAGCTTGGGGGAGTTGGAAAGACGGGCCTTAGGGTACACTCACGGGGAAAGTGGAGCCACTTTTCTGGCGCGATGGGGTATAGATGATGTGTTACTGGCGATTGTGGCGTTTCATGATGATCCATGGAAGGTTCCCCATGCGACCTTCGGCCCTTTGGCGGCGGTGTATGCCGGAAATTTTGTTGAGGGAGGAGGGATCGCTCAGAATTGGGATGGAGTCATTGGGAGAGAAGGGGAAGCCTATTTAACCCGTTTAGGTCTGTGGGAAAAACTACCGATTTGGCAAAGCTGGATGCCAAGTATTCCGCAACTGGCGATTCAATGA
- a CDS encoding transglycosylase SLT domain-containing protein, producing the protein MKVLSVHLIGGVIVGGCILFLPQTVASLDPPSAPCQNPEGCVAQFLEQLESSGTDSGARLDHAKFFNEFVAVNGNSALAKHAGIRYGYWLKESSPLEAIPLLQASLPEFPNLSDYLTFWMGQAYSHAGLGKEAAEAFRQFREHFSDSLLRADALYAGGDVLAKLGDCEAALSMWSQALSIKSDHPKSANAFFQMGLCSAQMGQREKAIEIFRELWWKFPLAQERVEAESWLRREVGSLFLPSLEERFKRSMALYNGGALEEAVQEFQHIASLSPPAPQLFQVQYTLAMALVRLKRYDQAETILTSLSRSSSSRRDDAWVWLGRVYLRQGKGPELEALVGALSIEKVTGDQQSLLLTFYGIWLEDHARWLEAGKAYKRAAAVAHTLTQRLDALWRVGWIHYQQKQFIEAIEMFQEIIQAVGTPQTDSSLHAASQAFYWLARAQEHLGQMEPARERLKNLSQDYPFTYYGQLAEVRLGPAEFSTKPWAVLASTDIMNVETPAHLQQDIHYQKTLELRTLRLFKEAVRELEVVFAHFGADPKAFPQLVSLASEVGAYDVGIRLSIRHFGGTLRKGQLHSSSAAWLGAFPMGYQSVIQSFAPKHVDPFLVAGLIREESLYSARVVSPVGAIGLMQLMPETAKKVGRQLGLQDSDSDRKGLDEPNRNIQLGTYYLGQLLNEFQGNIIFAVAAYNAGPQAVKRWIGQNGHRDPDEFIELIGYRETRGYVKRVLGSYRIYRTLFGDACRGVSLDRFC; encoded by the coding sequence ATGAAGGTTCTGTCGGTACATCTGATTGGCGGAGTGATCGTGGGAGGATGCATCCTCTTTCTCCCTCAGACCGTTGCCTCCTTGGACCCTCCTTCCGCCCCGTGTCAGAATCCTGAAGGATGTGTCGCGCAATTTCTTGAACAACTAGAATCTTCCGGAACTGATTCTGGAGCCCGCTTGGATCATGCCAAATTTTTCAATGAGTTTGTCGCAGTCAATGGTAATTCCGCTTTGGCCAAACATGCCGGGATTCGTTATGGATATTGGCTCAAGGAATCCTCCCCTCTTGAGGCTATTCCTTTGTTGCAAGCCTCTCTTCCTGAATTCCCTAATCTGAGTGATTATCTCACCTTTTGGATGGGGCAGGCATACTCCCATGCTGGTTTGGGGAAGGAAGCAGCAGAGGCATTTCGACAATTTAGGGAGCATTTTTCCGATTCTTTGCTCCGAGCTGACGCACTCTATGCGGGTGGGGATGTATTGGCAAAATTGGGGGATTGTGAAGCCGCTCTCTCGATGTGGTCTCAGGCTCTCAGTATAAAATCTGACCATCCCAAATCCGCCAATGCCTTCTTTCAAATGGGTCTATGTTCTGCTCAGATGGGACAACGGGAAAAAGCGATTGAGATTTTCCGTGAATTATGGTGGAAATTCCCCTTAGCCCAAGAGCGAGTGGAGGCTGAGTCGTGGCTACGCCGGGAAGTGGGGTCTTTGTTTTTACCCTCACTAGAAGAGCGATTCAAGCGTAGCATGGCCTTATATAATGGGGGGGCTTTGGAGGAGGCTGTTCAGGAATTCCAACACATTGCGTCTCTATCTCCTCCCGCTCCTCAGCTTTTTCAGGTCCAATATACGTTGGCCATGGCCTTAGTTCGTTTGAAACGGTATGACCAGGCAGAAACGATACTGACCTCACTCTCACGTTCCTCCTCCTCCAGAAGAGATGATGCATGGGTATGGTTAGGAAGAGTGTATTTGCGTCAGGGGAAAGGGCCAGAATTGGAGGCTCTTGTCGGAGCCCTGTCGATTGAAAAAGTAACAGGTGATCAGCAATCGTTGCTCCTCACCTTTTATGGCATTTGGTTGGAAGATCATGCGCGCTGGCTAGAGGCTGGGAAGGCCTATAAGCGGGCAGCGGCTGTGGCACATACGCTGACGCAGCGGTTAGATGCGCTTTGGCGAGTGGGGTGGATTCATTATCAACAGAAACAATTCATTGAAGCCATTGAAATGTTTCAGGAGATTATCCAGGCAGTTGGAACTCCTCAAACCGACTCTTCTCTGCATGCGGCTTCGCAGGCTTTCTATTGGCTGGCCCGTGCCCAGGAACATCTTGGGCAGATGGAGCCCGCGCGAGAACGTCTAAAAAATTTAAGCCAGGACTACCCCTTTACCTACTATGGGCAATTGGCGGAGGTTCGGCTCGGTCCCGCAGAATTTTCGACGAAACCATGGGCGGTATTGGCATCAACAGACATAATGAATGTGGAGACTCCAGCTCATCTTCAACAGGATATCCATTATCAAAAAACTCTAGAGTTACGAACCCTTCGCCTGTTTAAAGAGGCAGTCCGAGAGCTTGAGGTTGTTTTTGCCCACTTCGGAGCGGATCCCAAAGCCTTTCCTCAATTGGTCTCGTTAGCAAGCGAAGTTGGGGCCTACGACGTCGGGATTCGATTATCTATTCGTCATTTTGGCGGGACGTTGCGGAAAGGACAGCTTCATTCCTCGTCTGCCGCCTGGTTGGGAGCTTTTCCCATGGGCTACCAAAGTGTCATTCAATCGTTTGCTCCAAAGCATGTGGATCCGTTTTTAGTCGCGGGGCTTATACGAGAAGAAAGCCTATATAGTGCTCGTGTTGTCTCTCCGGTTGGCGCGATTGGCCTGATGCAGCTCATGCCAGAGACAGCCAAAAAGGTTGGACGTCAATTGGGATTACAGGATTCCGATTCTGATCGAAAGGGCCTGGATGAGCCAAATCGCAATATTCAATTGGGGACGTATTACCTGGGGCAATTACTGAATGAATTTCAGGGCAATATTATTTTTGCCGTAGCCGCGTATAACGCCGGACCTCAGGCGGTCAAACGGTGGATTGGGCAAAATGGTCATCGGGATCCTGATGAATTTATCGAGCTGATTGGATATCGAGAAACCCGTGGATATGTGAAACGCGTACTTGGAAGTTATCGAATTTATCGGACATTGTTTGGAGATGCCTGCCGAGGTGTTTCTCTTGACAGGTTTTGTTGA
- the zapB gene encoding cell division protein ZapB, producing the protein MSVEKLETLEVRVKKLLDLVIELRQDKSHLEQELESTRERLAKHEEMSEGWEEERTTIRSRIEKVLGELEFLDRSND; encoded by the coding sequence GTGAGCGTAGAGAAATTAGAAACGTTGGAGGTTCGAGTTAAGAAATTACTTGATCTGGTCATTGAACTACGGCAGGATAAATCCCATCTTGAACAGGAGTTGGAATCGACTCGGGAACGGCTGGCCAAACACGAAGAAATGTCTGAAGGATGGGAAGAGGAGCGAACCACGATTCGATCCAGAATTGAAAAAGTGCTAGGCGAGCTTGAATTTTTAGACCGTTCAAACGATTAA
- a CDS encoding cell division protein ZapA: MTRTIEVEIFGHRISLQGEGDEAYFHELAGYVDAQMRTLAKKTRTSTPTKLAILAAINITDQLFRQERHRQFGEAEIERRTQVLLETIEKHLAANPH; the protein is encoded by the coding sequence ATGACGAGGACCATTGAAGTCGAAATCTTTGGTCATCGAATCTCTCTCCAGGGAGAGGGAGATGAGGCGTATTTTCATGAGTTGGCCGGGTATGTTGATGCGCAAATGCGTACCCTCGCCAAAAAAACCCGAACAAGCACTCCCACAAAGCTGGCTATTTTAGCTGCAATTAACATTACGGATCAGCTCTTTCGACAGGAGAGGCACCGGCAGTTTGGAGAAGCTGAAATTGAGCGTCGGACTCAAGTCTTACTGGAAACGATAGAAAAACATCTCGCGGCCAACCCGCATTAA
- the rny gene encoding ribonuclease Y — translation MDTVIPILAVVIGLFLGFVLSKVYQQQRDLKRRSAAEEQAQQLTQNAQREAENLVKEAKIEVKDLLFQAKSELETKEKEKRNEIQAADRKIIQREEALERKINQFEKRDEEMRRKERSLKEKEEALVNKAAACDQAIKEHRLALEQVAGITAEEAKRQLLGEIESEARMDAALLTKRILDEAKETAEREAREIVTRSIQRITRDYVNEATISVVPLANDSMKGRIIGREGRNIRALEAATGVDLIIDETPEAVIVSGFDPLRREVAKIALERLMQDGRIHPTRIEEVVEKVKGDLDKLMRDDAEKVIFEVGLSDFHPEIVKLLGRLKYRTSYGQNNLYHAREASYICGIMASELGLDVKLAKRGALLHDIGKVVSHEEEGTHAMLGAELAKKYGESELIVNAIAAHHEQVEPLCPESVLVAAAEALSAARPGARRETLEAYVKRLEKLESLATGFTGVDKAYAIQAGREIRVIIRQGELNDSESFALSRDLAKKIEQELTYPGQIKVTVIRENRFIEFAK, via the coding sequence ATGGACACGGTAATTCCCATACTTGCAGTGGTGATCGGGCTTTTTCTTGGATTTGTGTTATCGAAGGTGTATCAGCAACAGAGAGACTTGAAGCGTCGGTCAGCAGCTGAAGAGCAAGCTCAACAGCTCACCCAAAATGCTCAACGAGAGGCCGAAAATCTAGTCAAAGAAGCAAAAATCGAAGTAAAAGATCTGCTGTTTCAAGCCAAGTCTGAACTTGAAACAAAAGAAAAGGAAAAGAGGAATGAAATTCAAGCCGCGGATCGAAAAATCATCCAGCGAGAAGAGGCCCTTGAGCGTAAAATCAACCAATTTGAAAAACGTGATGAGGAGATGCGACGAAAAGAGCGTTCCCTTAAGGAGAAGGAGGAAGCTCTGGTCAATAAAGCTGCTGCGTGCGACCAAGCCATTAAGGAGCACCGGCTTGCCCTGGAGCAGGTGGCAGGAATTACGGCCGAGGAAGCCAAACGCCAGTTGCTGGGTGAAATTGAAAGTGAAGCACGGATGGATGCGGCGTTGTTAACAAAAAGAATTTTGGATGAGGCTAAAGAAACCGCTGAACGAGAGGCTAGAGAAATTGTAACTCGGTCGATACAGCGGATCACAAGAGATTACGTCAACGAGGCCACGATCTCAGTGGTTCCACTCGCGAATGATAGCATGAAGGGAAGGATTATCGGTCGCGAGGGAAGAAATATTCGGGCTTTGGAGGCGGCAACCGGGGTTGATCTTATAATTGACGAAACCCCGGAGGCAGTGATCGTGTCCGGATTCGATCCCCTTCGGAGGGAGGTCGCCAAAATTGCACTTGAACGCCTCATGCAGGATGGGCGCATTCATCCGACTCGGATTGAGGAAGTCGTAGAAAAGGTCAAGGGCGACTTAGATAAGTTGATGAGAGACGATGCTGAAAAAGTTATCTTTGAAGTCGGTCTTTCAGATTTTCACCCTGAAATTGTCAAATTATTGGGTCGTCTGAAATATCGAACCAGTTATGGACAAAATAATTTATATCATGCCAGGGAAGCATCATATATCTGTGGGATTATGGCTTCAGAACTGGGGTTAGACGTGAAATTGGCTAAGCGAGGAGCCCTCTTGCATGATATAGGAAAAGTGGTTAGTCATGAAGAGGAGGGTACGCATGCGATGCTCGGGGCCGAATTGGCAAAGAAGTATGGAGAGTCGGAACTCATTGTGAATGCCATTGCTGCCCATCATGAACAAGTTGAGCCGCTTTGTCCCGAATCGGTATTAGTGGCTGCGGCGGAAGCTCTCTCGGCCGCCCGCCCGGGTGCCAGACGCGAAACTCTCGAAGCCTATGTCAAGCGATTGGAAAAGCTGGAATCGTTAGCTACTGGGTTTACAGGGGTTGATAAGGCCTATGCAATTCAGGCTGGACGTGAAATTCGGGTAATAATTCGGCAGGGAGAATTAAACGACAGTGAAAGTTTTGCCCTGTCTCGGGATTTGGCCAAAAAGATTGAACAAGAACTGACATATCCTGGACAGATAAAGGTGACAGTCATTCGAGAAAATCGCTTTATCGAATTTGCCAAATAG
- a CDS encoding TIGR00282 family metallophosphoesterase, whose amino-acid sequence MNVLFIGDIMGEPGRRVILKHLSKVIQEHKIDLVIGNGENAAGGFGITQEVAEDLFDLGLSVITLGNHAWDKREALEYLQKEQRVIRPANYPDGVPGKGTCVVETIHGERLVILQLMGRVFMPMVDCPFRVAERELAQLTTQTHCILVDMHAETTSEKMAMGYFLDGKVSAVLGTHTHVQTADEQILPQGTGYLTDVGMTGPVQSVIGMKPNMVIQKFLTQLPKRFEVATGPSVLSAAVLNINYSTGKTTHITRLRVFE is encoded by the coding sequence ATGAACGTACTGTTTATCGGAGATATCATGGGAGAGCCCGGCCGTCGGGTGATCTTAAAGCATCTGTCAAAAGTTATTCAGGAGCATAAGATTGATCTGGTTATTGGCAATGGGGAAAATGCGGCAGGTGGGTTTGGCATCACACAGGAAGTGGCTGAAGACTTGTTTGATTTGGGTCTTTCAGTCATTACACTGGGCAATCATGCCTGGGATAAGCGTGAAGCTTTAGAGTATCTGCAAAAAGAGCAGCGCGTGATCCGTCCCGCGAATTATCCTGATGGAGTTCCAGGAAAAGGCACGTGTGTCGTAGAAACCATTCATGGGGAGCGTTTGGTGATTTTGCAACTCATGGGGCGAGTGTTTATGCCCATGGTGGACTGCCCTTTTCGGGTTGCGGAACGCGAATTGGCTCAATTAACGACACAGACTCACTGTATTCTGGTGGATATGCATGCCGAAACCACCTCAGAAAAAATGGCGATGGGGTATTTTTTGGACGGCAAGGTGTCGGCGGTCCTTGGAACGCATACGCATGTTCAAACTGCTGATGAACAAATCTTACCTCAGGGAACGGGGTATTTAACCGATGTGGGGATGACCGGCCCTGTTCAATCCGTCATCGGAATGAAACCAAACATGGTGATTCAGAAATTTTTGACACAACTTCCGAAAAGATTCGAAGTGGCGACAGGACCTTCTGTTTTAAGTGCGGCAGTGTTAAATATTAATTACTCAACTGGAAAAACCACTCACATCACGCGCCTTCGTGTGTTCGAGTAA
- the xseA gene encoding exodeoxyribonuclease VII large subunit: MPGLFPSVLTVSTLTRQIRSTFEQNFPPLWVEGEISNLRCPSSGHRYFTLKDQSSQIRAVLFRSQVERLKFSLQEGLEVFVFGRLSVYEPRGDYQLLLEVVEPKGVGALQLAFIQLKAKLEAEGLFEASGKKVLPLYPHRIGLVTSPSGAAIHDLLTIIHRRWPFAQVLIAPVPVQGDEAAGQIAKAIGVLNQLGKLDVLIVGRGGGSLEDLWAFNEEIVVRAIASSRIPVVSAVGHETDLTLADLAADYRAPTPSAAAELVVPDCSTVRHHLGLQRVRLERSMRSLCVAWRGQVQELTGRLPEPRLVLGQFVQQVDELERQLYVKMKHWCRNLQVQLLKHQSSIWERNPRIDIHRHQRALVDRGIRLMRGMSGCILGKRHQTELWMSQLNQLSPLAVLARGYSIVLKLPNGKVVKQSTEVSVGESIRARLHEGELICLVKRTHPST, from the coding sequence GTGCCAGGGCTTTTCCCTTCAGTGCTTACCGTCTCGACTCTCACCCGACAGATTCGTTCAACGTTCGAACAAAATTTTCCTCCACTCTGGGTTGAAGGGGAAATTTCTAATCTTCGCTGCCCGTCTTCTGGACACCGGTATTTTACCCTGAAAGACCAATCGAGTCAGATCAGAGCTGTGCTCTTCCGCAGTCAGGTCGAACGCCTGAAATTTTCGCTTCAGGAAGGTTTGGAAGTTTTCGTGTTCGGTCGCCTTTCGGTGTATGAACCACGAGGAGACTATCAATTACTCTTGGAGGTGGTTGAGCCCAAGGGTGTAGGTGCGCTCCAATTAGCCTTTATTCAACTGAAAGCAAAGTTGGAAGCCGAAGGATTATTTGAAGCTTCGGGGAAAAAGGTGCTTCCTCTGTACCCGCATCGGATTGGTCTGGTGACGTCACCTTCCGGCGCGGCAATCCATGATCTGCTGACCATCATTCATCGTCGCTGGCCTTTTGCACAGGTTCTGATTGCTCCTGTTCCCGTGCAAGGGGATGAAGCTGCCGGACAAATCGCCAAGGCTATCGGGGTGCTCAACCAATTAGGCAAACTGGATGTGTTAATTGTCGGGCGTGGTGGAGGGTCGTTGGAGGACCTCTGGGCATTTAACGAAGAAATTGTGGTGAGGGCTATCGCCTCTTCCAGGATTCCGGTGGTGTCCGCTGTTGGCCATGAAACCGATCTGACGCTCGCAGATTTAGCTGCGGATTATCGGGCTCCCACTCCCTCCGCTGCGGCCGAGTTGGTGGTTCCCGATTGCTCAACGGTTAGGCATCATTTGGGGCTTCAGCGAGTGCGATTGGAACGGTCCATGAGGAGTTTATGTGTCGCGTGGAGAGGGCAAGTTCAGGAATTGACCGGACGATTGCCTGAGCCTAGACTCGTGCTTGGACAATTCGTGCAACAGGTGGATGAGTTAGAGCGGCAACTTTATGTCAAAATGAAGCACTGGTGCCGGAATCTCCAGGTGCAGTTGCTCAAGCATCAGTCCTCGATTTGGGAGAGAAATCCCCGGATTGACATCCATCGGCATCAACGGGCTCTGGTTGACCGAGGGATTCGGCTTATGCGAGGGATGTCCGGATGCATTCTTGGTAAACGCCATCAAACAGAATTGTGGATGTCTCAGCTGAATCAATTAAGTCCCCTTGCGGTCTTAGCACGGGGGTATAGCATTGTTCTCAAGCTGCCAAATGGAAAAGTTGTAAAGCAATCAACAGAAGTTTCTGTGGGAGAGTCTATACGCGCCAGACTTCATGAAGGCGAATTGATTTGTCTGGTAAAACGTACCCATCCTTCAACGTAA
- the xseB gene encoding exodeoxyribonuclease VII small subunit, protein MAVLKFEKALSRLETIVAELERGELSLDESLRIFEEGVKLSKTCLKMLDDAERKVEILVQDKDGRKRIQAFSIEDSNLPES, encoded by the coding sequence ATGGCTGTACTGAAATTTGAAAAAGCATTGTCCCGCTTGGAAACTATTGTGGCCGAGTTGGAGCGCGGGGAGCTTTCCTTGGATGAATCCTTGAGAATTTTTGAGGAAGGAGTCAAGCTCTCAAAAACCTGCCTGAAAATGTTGGATGATGCAGAACGCAAAGTGGAGATCCTTGTGCAAGACAAGGATGGAAGAAAGCGTATACAGGCTTTTTCGATTGAGGATTCCAATTTACCAGAATCGTAA
- a CDS encoding TlyA family RNA methyltransferase, which yields MKAAQPSAPSRRPSKERLDSLVLNQELVTSREQACRLILAGRVKVDGVLIDKPGKLVARTVSLEVTKPECAYASRAGEKLAPALEAFFISCSGCVVMDVGASTGGFTDCVLQRGANRVYAIDVGYGQLDWKLRTDPRVVVMDRCNIRHMCPQDIPEPVDLAVIDVSFISLRLVLPVILPVLRDQAYLVALVKPQFEVGKGQVGKGGIVRDERLREQVRDGFVDYVRSLRLDVIGVMDSTLLGKKGNKEMLVGMKKRTDEF from the coding sequence ATGAAGGCTGCTCAGCCATCAGCTCCTTCCCGGAGACCCTCAAAGGAACGACTGGATTCCCTTGTCCTGAATCAGGAATTGGTCACAAGCAGAGAACAGGCCTGCCGACTTATTCTTGCCGGTCGAGTGAAAGTCGATGGGGTCCTTATTGATAAGCCAGGGAAGCTGGTTGCGAGAACTGTTTCGCTGGAAGTGACAAAGCCGGAATGCGCCTATGCCAGCCGAGCCGGTGAAAAGCTGGCACCTGCCTTGGAAGCATTTTTTATTTCCTGTTCAGGCTGTGTGGTGATGGATGTGGGTGCCTCCACCGGGGGGTTCACGGATTGTGTGTTGCAACGTGGCGCAAATCGAGTCTATGCCATTGACGTAGGGTATGGGCAGTTAGATTGGAAGCTGAGAACGGACCCTCGTGTTGTGGTCATGGATCGTTGCAATATCCGCCATATGTGCCCCCAAGATATTCCTGAACCGGTTGATTTGGCGGTAATCGATGTTTCATTTATTTCCCTACGTTTGGTATTGCCGGTGATTTTGCCTGTCCTGCGTGATCAGGCGTATCTTGTCGCATTGGTCAAGCCGCAGTTTGAGGTTGGGAAAGGACAAGTCGGAAAGGGAGGCATTGTCCGTGATGAACGATTGCGTGAGCAGGTGAGGGACGGTTTTGTGGATTATGTCCGTAGCCTTCGTCTCGATGTCATTGGTGTCATGGATTCGACCCTATTGGGAAAAAAAGGAAATAAGGAAATGTTGGTGGGAATGAAAAAGCGGACAGATGAGTTCTGA